From a region of the Helianthus annuus cultivar XRQ/B chromosome 5, HanXRQr2.0-SUNRISE, whole genome shotgun sequence genome:
- the LOC118492171 gene encoding protein FAR1-RELATED SEQUENCE 5-like, with product MVINRMTDKKQYLADYSFEYSVDDGKRLTGLFWADGLCKLNYMEFGDVISFDATFKTNRYKMVFVPFTGIDNHCRNVTVSAGLLASESIESYKWLLNSFLRSFGRQPNVVVTDQDPAMKQAIEEVFPISRHRLCMWHIMKKVADKYSMQYFCVLLDEIHVDSGFLPARANVGSYENNFKIRE from the exons ATGGTGATTAATAGGATGACTGACAAAAAACAGTATTTAGCTGATTATTCGTTTGAATATTCTGTTGATGATGGCAAACGGTTAACTGGTTTGTTCTGGGCTGATGGTTTATGCAAGCTTAACTATATGGAATTTGGGGATGTGATATCGTTCGAtgcaactttcaagacaaacag gtacaagatggtgtttgttccgttcactggcattgacaaccactgtcgaaatgtaacagtctcagctgggttgttggcatcagagagtattgaatcatataaatggcttctGAATTCATTTTTAAGGTCATTTGGTCGGCAGCCAAATGTTGTAGTGACGGATCAAGACCCTGctatgaaacaggctattgaggaggttttccctattagcagacacagattgtgtatgtggcacataatgaaaaaagtggcagataagTATAGcatgcaatatttttgtgttttgttg gatgagatccatgtggattccgGCTTTTTACCGGCACGAGCCAATGTCGGGTCTTATGAGAACAACTTCAAGatcagagagtga